A genomic window from Leptolyngbya sp. BL0902 includes:
- a CDS encoding succinate dehydrogenase/fumarate reductase iron-sulfur subunit — MQLHLKIWRQPSVDQLGQLRTYTLATAHPDMSFLEMLDVLNEQLIHAGEDPVEFDHDCREGICGSCGLMINGKAHGGKQETATCQLYLRHFQDGDTITVEPWRAQAFPVVKDLVVDRTALDRIMVAGGYISVKTGSAPEANALPVPKPQADQAFDYAACIGCGACVAACPNASASLFTAAKVAHLSLLPQGHPERKARVLAMTEQMATEGFGDCSNHGECQAVCPKGISIDAIARLRREYLMAQF; from the coding sequence ATGCAACTTCACCTCAAGATTTGGCGACAACCCAGTGTCGATCAGCTGGGGCAACTGCGCACCTACACCCTGGCCACAGCCCATCCAGATATGTCCTTCCTGGAAATGCTGGATGTTTTGAACGAGCAACTGATCCACGCAGGGGAAGACCCGGTGGAGTTTGATCACGACTGTCGCGAGGGCATCTGCGGATCCTGCGGTCTGATGATCAACGGCAAGGCCCACGGGGGGAAGCAAGAAACGGCGACCTGTCAGCTCTATTTGCGTCACTTCCAAGATGGCGACACCATCACCGTAGAACCCTGGCGCGCCCAGGCGTTTCCGGTGGTGAAGGATCTGGTGGTGGATCGCACCGCCCTCGACCGGATTATGGTGGCGGGGGGGTATATTTCAGTCAAAACCGGGTCTGCCCCGGAGGCCAACGCCCTGCCTGTGCCCAAGCCCCAGGCCGATCAAGCCTTTGACTATGCGGCCTGCATTGGTTGTGGAGCCTGTGTGGCCGCCTGTCCCAATGCTTCCGCCTCGCTCTTTACCGCAGCTAAGGTCGCTCACCTATCCCTCTTGCCCCAGGGACATCCTGAGCGTAAAGCCCGCGTTCTGGCGATGACTGAGCAAATGGCCACCGAAGGTTTTGGGGACTGCTCTAACCACGGCGAATGTCAGGCGGTGTGCCCCAAGGGGATTTCCATCGACGCCATTGCTCGTCTGCGTCGGGAATATCTCATGGCTCAGTTTTGA
- a CDS encoding DUF2997 domain-containing protein, which produces METLEFIIYPDGRVKEMVTGIVGASCAEVTAAIEAQLGTVVSHQTTSDYYAQPQEQSLQERAATQVSYSQW; this is translated from the coding sequence ATGGAAACCCTAGAGTTCATTATTTATCCCGATGGTCGGGTTAAGGAGATGGTGACAGGCATTGTCGGGGCTTCCTGTGCCGAAGTGACGGCAGCCATCGAAGCCCAGTTGGGCACGGTGGTCTCCCATCAAACCACCTCCGACTACTACGCCCAACCCCAAGAGCAATCGCTCCAGGAACGGGCCGCAACTCAGGTTTCCTACAGCCAGTGGTAA
- a CDS encoding DUF1257 domain-containing protein has translation MSHFSQIKTKLRNLSSLQAALTDLGTAWKAGPCSVRGYQGQTEVAELVIPQENGYDIGFRRNADTQDYELVADLQYWQQPLTVDGFLRQVTQRYAYNTVITESQRQGFQLAEEQVQSDGSVRLVVQRWNG, from the coding sequence ATGTCACACTTTAGCCAGATTAAAACCAAGCTCCGTAACCTGTCCTCCCTGCAAGCGGCCCTCACCGATTTGGGCACAGCATGGAAAGCTGGCCCCTGTTCGGTGCGCGGCTACCAAGGCCAAACCGAAGTAGCCGAACTGGTGATTCCCCAGGAAAATGGCTATGACATCGGCTTTCGTCGCAACGCCGACACCCAAGACTATGAACTGGTGGCCGACCTGCAATATTGGCAGCAACCCCTCACGGTGGATGGTTTTCTGCGCCAAGTGACCCAGCGCTACGCCTACAACACCGTCATTACTGAGAGCCAGCGCCAGGGCTTTCAGCTTGCCGAAGAACAGGTCCAGAGCGACGGTTCAGTGCGCCTCGTGGTGCAGCGCTGGAACGGTTAG
- a CDS encoding ferredoxin gives MADVDSSLNCPAPPSGLEPELGGNLRQADDRTGLEPELGGQLRQRGVYVDEITCIGCKHCAHVARNTFYIEPDYGRSRVYRQDGDSEDIIQEAIDTCPVDCIHWVDYTELKQLEADRKHQVIPVAGFPVDKATAVLQMRRSKLKAQRASHKSDT, from the coding sequence ATGGCTGATGTCGATTCCTCTCTGAACTGCCCCGCCCCGCCTAGCGGGCTAGAGCCTGAGTTGGGCGGGAACCTGCGCCAAGCCGATGACCGTACCGGACTAGAGCCGGAACTGGGGGGGCAACTGCGGCAGCGGGGGGTCTATGTGGATGAAATCACCTGCATTGGCTGCAAACACTGTGCCCATGTGGCCCGCAACACCTTTTACATCGAGCCCGACTACGGTCGTTCCCGCGTCTACCGTCAGGATGGCGACTCGGAGGACATCATTCAGGAAGCCATCGACACCTGCCCCGTAGACTGCATTCACTGGGTAGACTACACCGAGCTGAAGCAGCTTGAGGCAGACCGCAAACACCAAGTCATTCCGGTGGCTGGGTTCCCGGTAGATAAGGCCACCGCCGTTTTACAAATGCGGCGTTCCAAGCTCAAGGCCCAACGAGCTTCCCACAAGTCAGACACCTAG
- a CDS encoding cysteine desulfurase family protein, with translation MTQRPIYLDGHATTPVDPRVMEAMIPFFTQQFGNAASSSHLYGWEAEAAVKQARERLAAAINASPEEIVFTSGATEANNLAIKGVAEAYFQRGRHIVTVQTEHNAVLDPCTYLASLGFEITVLPVQANGLVNLDDLEAVLRPDTILVSVMAANNEIGVLQPLSDIGQRCHDLGILFHSDAAQAIGKVPLDVQAMQVDLMSLTAHKVYGPKGIGALYVRRRNPRVTLAPQQHGGGHERGMRSGTLYTPQIVGFAKAVDLGLAEMTAETPRLKGLRDYLWARLQACDGLVMNGHPSQRLPGNLNLSVAGVDGQALHLGLRSLVAISSGSACSSASRQPSHVLKALGRSNDLAYATLRFGLGRFTTADEIDHVAEGVIATITALRSAAIDPIDQGHTVPEAIS, from the coding sequence ATGACTCAGCGACCCATTTATCTAGATGGCCATGCCACAACCCCCGTAGATCCACGGGTGATGGAGGCCATGATTCCCTTTTTTACCCAGCAGTTTGGCAATGCCGCTAGCAGCAGTCACCTCTATGGCTGGGAGGCCGAAGCCGCCGTCAAGCAGGCCCGTGAGCGCTTGGCAGCGGCGATTAATGCCAGCCCAGAGGAAATTGTCTTCACCAGTGGGGCCACGGAGGCCAACAACCTCGCTATCAAGGGCGTCGCGGAGGCGTATTTCCAGCGGGGGCGGCATATTGTCACCGTGCAGACAGAACACAATGCCGTCCTGGATCCCTGCACCTACCTCGCCAGCCTAGGGTTCGAGATTACCGTTTTGCCCGTGCAGGCCAACGGGTTGGTCAATCTGGATGACCTGGAGGCTGTACTCCGGCCCGACACGATTTTGGTGTCAGTGATGGCGGCCAATAACGAAATCGGCGTGCTGCAACCCCTGTCAGACATTGGCCAACGCTGCCACGACCTGGGCATCCTCTTCCACAGCGATGCCGCCCAGGCCATCGGCAAGGTGCCGTTGGACGTGCAGGCCATGCAGGTGGATTTGATGTCCCTCACGGCCCACAAGGTCTACGGCCCCAAGGGCATCGGTGCCCTCTACGTGCGGCGGCGCAACCCCAGAGTCACCCTGGCCCCCCAGCAGCACGGCGGTGGCCACGAGCGGGGGATGCGCTCCGGCACCCTCTATACGCCCCAAATTGTCGGCTTTGCTAAGGCGGTGGATCTGGGTCTGGCAGAAATGACCGCAGAAACCCCACGGCTGAAGGGGCTGCGCGATTACCTCTGGGCCAGGTTACAGGCGTGTGATGGCCTCGTAATGAACGGACACCCTAGCCAGCGCCTACCGGGCAACCTCAACCTCAGCGTAGCCGGGGTTGATGGCCAAGCCCTGCACCTAGGGCTGCGATCCCTAGTGGCCATTTCCTCCGGGTCGGCCTGTAGTTCCGCCAGCCGCCAGCCCTCCCATGTGCTCAAAGCCCTGGGCCGCAGCAATGATCTCGCCTACGCCACCCTGCGCTTTGGCCTGGGCCGCTTCACCACCGCCGACGAAATTGATCACGTAGCCGAGGGCGTCATCGCTACGATTACCGCCCTGCGCTCCGCCGCCATAGATCCCATAGATCAAGGCCACACCGTGCCAGAGGCTATTTCCTAG
- a CDS encoding GTPase family protein, with protein sequence MIKLQPWQWIVLALPPLSIVGFVVAAAGAQIHAWGINWIWAIVAVVLVGWRWLLARWLKPLRQPIAEALKQAEQDLEAAVEAVTPNTAIGSEAEAALEKILAQAQADPPVWEDWNPFGERCREVVTAVANAYYPEVKYPLLNIYVPDAYGLLRGTVDEMDRWMDQLSPVLGQVTVGQAVQGYEVYRKLEPVAGKLWQAWGWAQWFLNPAAAAARTVSQPASAVANQQLLGNLNSLLREAALRNLYRQAVLLYGGQLPDMPLPADKASALPQIKTQTLRDILDQAEPADTLAEKPLNLLLVGRTGAGKSSVINTLFEANLAEVDVLPSTDAIRTYHWQTDSGETLTLWDSPGYEQAEREDYREALLDCAHQSDLLLLVTPALDPALQMDADLLQDMREAVPDLGTIAIVTQVDRLRPLREWEPPYDWQWGNRPKEIAIREATQYRQTQLGDLCDRVLPLVTYDPANGRLAWNAEALAVTLLEQIDPTQELRLARFLRDRDSKVIAAARIIDRYRLQMSTTQGLAAFLKSPILQFLATLTTGTPTLAYLLAEQIPIEQLPVVIGKLQLAYDLYKVVAPPGVQLDLLSLWPLLLEHNTHPDKAAWAFGHAMVEYWTQSLTADQTRQRIDHYLSQFESVQVSVAAR encoded by the coding sequence ATGATTAAGCTTCAGCCCTGGCAATGGATTGTGTTGGCCCTGCCCCCCTTGAGCATTGTGGGGTTTGTGGTGGCAGCGGCGGGGGCACAAATTCACGCCTGGGGGATTAACTGGATCTGGGCTATCGTAGCAGTCGTATTAGTCGGCTGGCGGTGGCTGCTGGCTCGCTGGCTGAAGCCGTTACGACAACCTATAGCTGAGGCTCTGAAGCAGGCGGAACAGGATTTAGAGGCAGCGGTGGAGGCGGTAACCCCCAATACGGCCATCGGATCCGAGGCTGAGGCGGCGTTAGAGAAGATTTTGGCACAGGCCCAAGCCGATCCGCCCGTTTGGGAGGACTGGAATCCCTTTGGGGAGCGCTGCCGGGAGGTAGTGACGGCGGTGGCTAATGCCTATTACCCAGAGGTCAAATATCCCCTCTTGAACATCTATGTGCCCGATGCCTACGGCCTGCTGCGGGGCACCGTGGACGAAATGGATCGCTGGATGGATCAACTCTCCCCGGTGCTGGGCCAGGTGACAGTGGGACAAGCGGTACAGGGCTATGAGGTCTACCGCAAACTGGAGCCCGTAGCTGGAAAATTATGGCAAGCCTGGGGATGGGCACAGTGGTTCCTCAATCCTGCCGCCGCCGCCGCCCGCACCGTTAGCCAACCTGCCAGTGCCGTGGCCAATCAGCAACTCTTAGGCAACCTCAATAGTCTGCTGCGGGAAGCGGCCCTGCGTAACCTCTATCGGCAGGCGGTGCTGCTTTACGGGGGACAGTTGCCCGATATGCCCCTACCTGCGGATAAGGCTTCAGCGCTGCCCCAGATCAAAACCCAAACCCTGCGGGACATTCTTGATCAGGCGGAACCCGCTGATACTCTGGCAGAAAAGCCCCTGAATTTGCTGCTGGTGGGGCGCACCGGGGCCGGAAAAAGCAGCGTTATCAACACCCTGTTTGAGGCGAATCTGGCCGAGGTGGATGTGCTACCCAGCACCGACGCCATCCGCACCTACCACTGGCAGACCGACAGCGGCGAAACTCTGACGCTGTGGGATTCTCCTGGCTATGAACAGGCGGAGCGAGAGGACTATCGCGAAGCACTGCTGGATTGTGCCCATCAATCGGATTTGCTGCTGCTGGTTACTCCAGCCCTGGATCCGGCTCTGCAAATGGATGCCGACCTACTCCAAGACATGCGGGAAGCCGTGCCCGACCTGGGCACCATTGCCATTGTTACCCAGGTGGATCGGCTGCGGCCTTTGCGGGAGTGGGAGCCTCCCTACGACTGGCAGTGGGGCAATCGGCCTAAGGAAATCGCGATCCGAGAAGCTACCCAATATCGCCAAACTCAACTGGGCGACCTGTGTGATCGGGTTTTGCCCCTCGTCACCTACGACCCCGCCAATGGCCGATTGGCCTGGAATGCCGAAGCTTTGGCCGTTACCCTGCTGGAGCAGATCGACCCCACCCAGGAACTTCGCCTAGCCCGATTTCTGCGAGATCGAGACTCCAAGGTTATCGCCGCCGCCCGAATCATTGACCGCTACCGCCTGCAAATGAGCACCACCCAGGGGCTTGCGGCCTTCCTCAAGAGCCCAATTCTGCAATTTTTGGCCACCCTCACCACCGGAACCCCAACCCTGGCCTACCTGTTGGCAGAACAAATTCCCATCGAGCAGCTACCTGTGGTGATTGGTAAGCTCCAGCTCGCCTACGACCTCTATAAAGTCGTTGCGCCCCCTGGTGTTCAGCTTGATTTACTCTCCCTCTGGCCGCTGCTGCTAGAGCACAACACCCACCCCGACAAAGCCGCCTGGGCCTTTGGCCATGCCATGGTGGAATACTGGACGCAATCCCTCACCGCCGACCAAACCCGCCAGCGCATTGATCATTACCTTTCCCAGTTTGAGTCGGTTCAGGTATCCGTTGCGGCTCGTTGA
- a CDS encoding low-complexity tail membrane protein, with amino-acid sequence MATHRYDPYLWVHLAGLATVPLWLAISMLGLAVGSPQWPGLELALLALLGVSPALWMQLRRPFYIFSLLALTLKPTALSDDQRRMLTIFQQWWVRSLAIVSPILLVWLLWEIYPRAVVAADITPFASLGHFGGLAVAAGSFALANLFLQVPVSVLAVMATSEKRFKRTTPYSLDQVKANFTQVGIPLKRLLPEVLPPEGAVSAVEASVEQALVAQESGAVDLEEIVDLEPAVGPELVEVELAETALAKVAIDTPEITFSPGPDATAFEPEMDEAQVWADSLQPSTELAANDEALPESPEPVTLEVAESATISLNDAMDRLDGADSFSGDNATNDLTTVEATVEDADNLEVNDLPVEVVEEIGIKTNEITVEVSGEVTDLEVNDLPVEAVEEIDLESNDTIVEVAAEETVETVESIAEVSVSEPQAESQSSEDWDHGNDGWDQTTHDWEQDPNWEASVESAKEQTVEVAVVRISDPS; translated from the coding sequence ATGGCTACCCACCGCTACGACCCGTACCTTTGGGTACACCTGGCTGGCCTCGCCACGGTTCCTCTGTGGCTGGCAATCTCGATGCTGGGTTTAGCGGTGGGTTCGCCCCAGTGGCCCGGTCTTGAACTGGCGCTGCTGGCGTTGCTGGGGGTTTCCCCGGCGCTGTGGATGCAGCTTAGGCGACCCTTCTATATTTTCAGTTTGCTGGCGCTCACCCTAAAACCGACTGCTCTTAGCGACGATCAGAGGCGGATGCTGACGATCTTCCAGCAGTGGTGGGTGCGTAGTCTGGCCATCGTGTCTCCGATCTTGCTGGTCTGGCTGCTGTGGGAAATCTACCCTAGGGCTGTGGTGGCGGCAGACATTACGCCCTTCGCCTCCTTGGGACATTTTGGCGGACTGGCGGTGGCGGCGGGATCCTTCGCCCTAGCTAACCTGTTTCTCCAGGTGCCTGTCAGCGTTCTGGCCGTCATGGCTACCTCTGAGAAGCGCTTTAAACGCACCACTCCCTATTCTTTAGATCAGGTCAAAGCCAACTTTACCCAGGTGGGAATTCCCTTAAAGCGCCTGTTGCCGGAAGTGCTGCCGCCTGAGGGTGCGGTGTCTGCGGTGGAGGCCAGCGTTGAGCAAGCGCTTGTGGCACAAGAGTCAGGCGCTGTTGATTTAGAAGAAATTGTTGATTTAGAACCTGCTGTCGGCCCAGAACTCGTTGAAGTAGAGTTGGCTGAGACGGCATTGGCTAAGGTTGCAATTGACACCCCAGAGATCACGTTCTCTCCAGGGCCGGATGCTACAGCCTTCGAGCCCGAAATGGATGAAGCTCAAGTGTGGGCCGATTCACTCCAGCCCTCAACCGAGTTAGCGGCTAACGATGAGGCGTTGCCTGAAAGCCCAGAACCAGTCACCCTAGAGGTCGCCGAGTCCGCCACCATTTCCCTGAACGACGCTATGGATCGTCTTGACGGCGCAGATTCGTTCAGTGGCGACAACGCGACTAACGACCTTACAACCGTTGAGGCGACGGTCGAAGACGCTGACAATCTCGAAGTTAATGACCTTCCCGTTGAAGTGGTTGAAGAAATTGGCATCAAAACCAACGAAATTACGGTCGAAGTGTCTGGCGAAGTGACTGACCTCGAAGTTAACGACCTTCCCGTTGAAGCGGTTGAAGAAATTGACCTCGAAAGCAACGACACCATCGTTGAAGTAGCGGCTGAAGAGACGGTTGAGACTGTTGAAAGTATCGCTGAGGTTTCAGTGTCCGAACCCCAGGCCGAATCTCAATCTTCTGAAGACTGGGATCACGGCAATGACGGATGGGATCAGACCACCCACGACTGGGAACAAGACCCCAATTGGGAAGCCTCGGTGGAGTCAGCCAAGGAACAGACCGTTGAAGTGGCTGTGGTGCGGATATCCGATCCGTCCTGA